A single genomic interval of Acidimicrobiales bacterium harbors:
- a CDS encoding helix-turn-helix domain-containing protein yields MATRGGEGAGAIRSIVPVGVPETLRRTLEDLGLSPYEARVLLALLRTGSSNSSQLARLSEVPRTSTYAVLESLSERGLVHRVPGDGPTVWSTPGSDEVLERLETAKQAAQEEQLRQYRFRVAEARRLLAESIPENPSVSLPYVHFVRGAPQVKKAYEQLISDAETEVVMFNRPPYTWDPGAVNPAVIEMLGRGVRTRVLYHADRWEDPSAAGFRASHDAYHRAGVEPRLVDDLPIKMAVADRKAALIGMRLPLDGVDLEGSFPTNLLIEDPGMAQVLAHAFEQLWSQGRPL; encoded by the coding sequence ATGGCAACGCGAGGGGGTGAGGGAGCCGGCGCGATCCGCAGCATCGTGCCCGTCGGCGTGCCCGAAACCCTCCGGCGCACGCTGGAGGATCTCGGGCTCAGCCCGTACGAGGCGCGCGTCCTCCTGGCCCTGCTCCGCACCGGGTCGTCCAACAGCTCCCAGCTGGCCCGCCTGTCCGAGGTGCCCCGGACGAGCACCTACGCCGTGCTGGAGTCGCTGTCGGAACGCGGTCTCGTCCATCGCGTTCCCGGCGACGGCCCCACGGTGTGGTCCACGCCCGGGTCCGACGAGGTCCTCGAACGACTGGAGACGGCCAAGCAGGCCGCCCAGGAGGAGCAGCTGCGCCAGTACCGGTTCAGAGTGGCGGAGGCGCGCCGACTGCTGGCCGAGTCCATCCCGGAGAACCCGTCCGTCTCGCTCCCGTACGTCCATTTCGTGCGGGGGGCGCCACAGGTCAAGAAGGCCTACGAGCAGCTCATCAGCGATGCCGAGACCGAAGTGGTCATGTTCAACCGCCCGCCCTACACCTGGGACCCTGGTGCCGTGAACCCGGCGGTGATCGAGATGCTCGGGCGCGGCGTCCGGACCCGAGTCCTGTACCACGCCGACCGGTGGGAGGACCCGAGCGCGGCGGGGTTCCGGGCCAGCCACGACGCCTATCACCGCGCCGGGGTCGAGCCGCGCCTGGTGGACGACCTGCCGATCAAGATGGCCGTGGCCGACCGCAAGGCGGCCCTGATCGGCATGCGGCTGCCGCTCGACGGCGTGGATCTCGAGGGAAGCTTCCCCACCAACCTGCTCATCGAGGACCCCGGCATGGCGCAGGTGCTGGCCCACGCCTTCGAACAGTTGTGGTCGCAGGGTCGACCCCTTTAG